In Mycolicibacterium gilvum, one DNA window encodes the following:
- a CDS encoding TerD family protein, translated as MAIDYTRRPSAAAGPTPGGVNLSKVSLTKQAPTVSLTKPGQQQGAMRVNLNWSRGQQKAGFLAKLAGGASGGVDLDLGCLYELSNGDKGVVQALGNAFGSLHGAPHIQLDGDDRTGSAVGGENMHIDLSQPQAFKRILIFAMIYEGAPNWAAVDGVVTLFPTAGPQVEVKLDSTNNNARICAIALLTNTGAGIDVTREVKYINGSQSDLDKAYRWGMRWSAGRK; from the coding sequence CTCAGCAAGGTCAGTCTGACCAAACAGGCCCCCACCGTGAGTCTCACCAAGCCCGGACAACAGCAAGGGGCCATGCGGGTCAACCTGAACTGGTCGCGGGGTCAGCAGAAAGCAGGTTTTCTCGCCAAGCTGGCCGGCGGCGCCAGCGGTGGCGTCGACCTCGACTTGGGATGTCTCTACGAGCTGTCCAACGGCGACAAAGGTGTGGTTCAGGCACTCGGTAACGCCTTCGGATCGTTGCATGGTGCGCCGCACATTCAGCTCGACGGAGATGATCGCACCGGTAGCGCCGTCGGCGGCGAAAACATGCACATCGACCTGTCGCAGCCGCAGGCGTTCAAGCGAATTCTGATCTTCGCGATGATCTACGAGGGCGCCCCCAACTGGGCCGCTGTCGATGGTGTGGTCACGCTGTTCCCGACGGCCGGGCCACAGGTTGAGGTAAAGCTGGATTCAACGAACAACAACGCACGGATCTGCGCCATCGCTTTGCTGACGAACACCGGTGCAGGAATCGACGTCACCCGAGAAGTCAAGTACATCAACGGCAGTCAGTCCGACCTCGACAAGGCCTACCGGTGGGGCATGCGCTGGTCTGCAGGCAGAAAGTAA